AATAAATGAAAATCAGGCCTTGGCCAGGCTCATGGCTTTTCTGTTACGGGCTTATTCATTTTTTCCCTTTGTTCACTGACTTGTTTTTCCTTGAGCTTTTGCGCAAAGAAAATGCCTGCCTCATTGGAAGTGAAATCTATTGGATACATATCAAATGTTATCTTGCCGCTTGGCTGCAGCGGACTTCTGTCTCTGAGATCCGGATTATTGGATATTATGCTGTAAACAAAACCTGCAACATCATCAGCAGTCATGACTTTCCCCCTATATTTTTCCCTGATGTGTTCTACAAGATGATCGCTATAGGGTATGGTGCTGGTTTTGGGTGATAGGTAAAACCCTGTATTAAACAAATAATGTATGCGCTTCTTGTCTTCACCGCCACGCTTGAGCGCCAGTTCTTCCAGCACCATCTTGCCGAGGTTTGCAGCTGCATAATTCGGCGCTGTTTGCCTGTTGACAAAGGTAAACGCAGCTGTATTTGAGCCAGCGGGCATTAAATCGTCCATGGCATTTTGGAGCCTGGCATAAGACACTGCAATAATGTCAATGGCCTTGAGAAGGTCATCAGGGTTATAATCAGAAAGATAAACCACATTTGGGTTTGCAGGAAGGTCCTGCAATGCCAAGCCATTATTAATTTTCATCCTTTGTATGATGTCCCTTCTTTTTGTCCTTGACGGTTCAGGAATTGCAGATATTGAGTGTATTAGATGGTCAATAGAGCCATGGCTTTCTTTGACATAATCATGAAGTGCTGAGTAATCTTCTGCAACAGATGAGTCCAGGCGCAGAAATCTGACTTTATCCTTGCTTGGCAGGGCATCAAGGAATTCCTGGTCAGGCTCTTTGCTGTGATAGGTGGCAATGACTGCCGTGTCGGGGTCCTTTAAAATCCTGTGCAATAAAGCTTCCCCTAGCCCAATCGGCACTCCCTGTAACTTTTCACCTTTGGTCCTTGGCTTTACGCCTGCAATAACATACACTTCAGGCTTTGCAGCGGCTTCATACATGGATTAGGAGAGATAATTTCCATTTAAAAGCCTTACTGTTGAGTGGTGATTTCTAAGTGCCCAATTTTTCCGCCCTTTCTTTAGCTGCTGCAATCATGCCCTTCAGAAGCATGTCAAGGTCGCATTGCTTTGCATGCTCCAGGCCTGCCTCTGTTGTCCCCCTGGGCGTCTTGACCATATCAATAAGTGTGGCATATGCCATGCCCTTGTCGTTTATCAATGCCAATGTGCCCGCAATTGTCTGATGCAGCAATTTTTTCGCAACTCCGGGGCTGAGCCCCTGCCAGACAGCAGCCTTTTCAAGGGATTCAAAGATGCTCGAAAGAAAGGCCGGGCCCGACCCTGACAAAGCCGTGACCGCATCCATTCCTTCTTCCCTGATTTGAGTGGCATATCCTCCTGTTTCCAGGATGGCTGCTACGCAACGCCTGTCAGCCTCATCACAATTGCTGTTAAGGGAGTATGCCGTTGCCCCCTTGCCTACCAGGAAAGCAATATTTGTCATGGCCCTTGCAATTCTTGCCTCCTGGCCCAAAATGGAAGCCACGGATGCCATTTTTTTACCTGCTGCAACAGACAGGTAAAGCTTTGCAGGATTTTGATGTGATTCCGCAGAGGCAATTTCCGAAAGAACTTCATTCAATTGGTATGGCTTGACAGCCAGCACGACAATATCAGAATCATCGGCAACTTCCTTGTTGTCCGATGTTGTTCTTATGCCATACGAATTGGCCAGGCCTGACAATGCAGATGTGTTTCGCCTGCTGGCAATGATGTCAGTCAATCCGTTGTCAACCAGGCCTTTTATCATTGCCTCGCCAATTCTGCCTGCCCCGACAATGCCTATTTTACGTCCCTGGAAGGCAACCATAGCCTTCGGCTACAGCATTCTGGCTGCCATAAACTCTCCCATTTTCCTTATTTCCCTTTCCGTGTATTTCATTCATTTGTCTCGCCTCCGATTTCATTGCTGTTTATAACCCTGCCTGAATTTTCAAGTCCGGTGAGAAGACAGGCAGATGAAGATTATGGCAATACGGGGCACACCCAAGTGCCTAGTTAGGTCGCGGAAAGCCAATGCTATTCAGAAAAATTCGAATTCCGATGTATTCTTCGCAAACCATATGCATTGGGATAATTGTGCAGTATTTATACTTTTGTATTGGGGGAATTGATTAGCGCTGTTTCAAAACAAACATTAATATATCAATTATTCCGACTTAGGATTATGCAAATAAATCTTAAGCAGCTGAAAGACGAACTGGACACGGCAAGCAACCCGATATTTCT
This DNA window, taken from Candidatus Woesearchaeota archaeon, encodes the following:
- the proC gene encoding pyrroline-5-carboxylate reductase, with amino-acid sequence MVAFQGRKIGIVGAGRIGEAMIKGLVDNGLTDIIASRRNTSALSGLANSYGIRTTSDNKEVADDSDIVVLAVKPYQLNEVLSEIASAESHQNPAKLYLSVAAGKKMASVASILGQEARIARAMTNIAFLVGKGATAYSLNSNCDEADRRCVAAILETGGYATQIREEGMDAVTALSGSGPAFLSSIFESLEKAAVWQGLSPGVAKKLLHQTIAGTLALINDKGMAYATLIDMVKTPRGTTEAGLEHAKQCDLDMLLKGMIAAAKERAEKLGT